Proteins from a single region of Lepus europaeus isolate LE1 chromosome 4, mLepTim1.pri, whole genome shotgun sequence:
- the ZNF7 gene encoding zinc finger protein 7 isoform X2 yields the protein MHRKVSAGLADAHPPSLMGSLGCWCVSFQEAVTFGDVAVHFSREEWQCLDSGQRALYREVMLENHSSVAGLGFLVFKPELISRLEQGQEPWVLDLQGVEKTEAPRSPETDSRRRTDYEQACGSTVTLKPESSVAMVRALPQGFPRGLGYGDTCDSEVWSESHRRSLGLRVRSSLIQKNCPSKGSEAPETLTTDAAQGCKELVGSGLDCQPGNSQRERAEGTLQRCEACGRGFGHTPDAALPWEVDMQEKPSRCQECQKTLPACLQGKHPSSCRGEKPYECEECGKVFRLCSQLNQHQRIHTGEKPFKCIECGKAFRLSSKLIQHQRIHTGEKPYRCEECGKAFGQSSSLIHHQRIHTGERPYGCPECGKAFSQQSQLVRHQRTHTGERPYQCKECGKAFSQSSTLAQHQRMHTGEKSQIPRTSDSPSPVTHQRIHSVEKPFKCDECGKAFRWISRLSQHQLIHTGEKPYKCNKCTKAFGCSSRLIRHQRTHTGEKPFKCDECGKGFVQGSHLIQHQRIHTGEKPYVCNDCGKAFSQSSSLIYHQRIHKGEKPYECLQCGKAFSMSTQLTIHQRVHTGERPYKCNECGKAFSQNSTLFQHQIIHAGVKPYECSECGKAFSRSSYLIEHQRIHTRAQWYYEYGSTLEGSTFVSRKKVSTVKKLHQCDDCEKIFRWRSHLIIHQRIHTGEKPYKCNDCGKAFNRSSRLTQHQKIHVG from the exons atgcacagaaag GTCTCAGCGGGACTTGCGGATGCGCACCCACCCAGCCTCATG GGATCCCTGGGGTGCTGGTGTGTGTCCTTTCAGGAGGCGGTGACATTTGGCGATGTGGCTGTGCACTTCTCTCGGGAGGAGTGGCAGTGTCTGGACTCTGGCCAGAGGGCCCTCTACAGGGAGGTGATGCTGGAGAACCACAGCAGTGTGGCCGGACTAG GATTCCTGGTCTTCAAGCCTGAGCTGATCTCTCGGctggagcaggggcaggagccaTGGGTCCTCGACCTGCAGGGAGTGGAGAAGACAGAGGCACCAAGGAGCCCCGAGACAG ATTCTAGGAGGAGGACTGACTACGAGCAGGCCTGTGGGAGCACAGTCACTCTAAAACCAGAATCCAGCGTAGCAATGGTCAGAGCTCTCCCACAGGGTTTTCCTCGAGGTCTTGGTTATGGAGACACTTGTGATTCTGAGGTCTGGTCAGAGAGTCATCGGCGCAGCCTTGGGCTGAGAGTGAGGAGCTCCCTCATCCAGAAAAACTGTCCAAGCAAGGGCTCTGAGGCTCCTGAGACCCTCACCACAGACGCTGCCCAGGGATGTAAGGAGCTGGTGGGCAGTGGCCTGGATTGTCAGCCTGGcaacagtcagagagagagagcagaaggaACGTTGCAGAGATGCGAAGCATGTGGCAGAGGATTCGGGCACACCCCAGATGCTGCTCTGCCCTGGGAAGTCGACATGCAGGAGAAACCCAGCAGATGTCAGGAGTGCCAGAAGacgctccctgcctgcctgcagggaaAGCATCCAAGTAGCTGCCGTGGAGAGAAGCCGTATGAGTGTGAGGAGTGTGGGAAAGTCTTCAGGCTGTGCTCGCAGCTTAATCAGCATCAGAGaatccacactggagagaaaccgtTTAAATGCattgagtgtggaaaagccttccgGCTGAGCTCAAAACTTATTCAGCATCAAAGAATTCATACAGGAGAGAAGCCCTACAGGTGTGaggagtgtggaaaagcctttggtcaGAGCTCAAGCCTCATCCACCATCAGAggattcacacaggagagaggccctATGGTTGTCctgagtgtgggaaagccttcagtcAGCAGTCACAGCTGGTCAGACACCAGAGAACTCACACCGGAGAGAGGCCCTACCAGTGCAAGGagtgtgggaaggccttcagCCAGAGCTCCACTCTGGCTCAGCACCAGAGGATGCACACTGGGGAGAAATCTCAAATCCCGAGGACTTCAGATAGTCCAAGCCCAGttacacatcagagaattcactcTGTGGAGAAGCCGTTTAAGTGTGatgagtgtgggaaagcctttagaTGGATCTCTCGCCTTAGTCAGCATCAGCTGATCCACACTGGAGAGAAGCCTTATAAATGCAACAAGTGTACAAAAGCCTTTGGTTGTAGCTCACGGCTTATTCGCCATCAGAGAACTCACACTGGAGAAAAGCCATTTAAGTGTGACGAGTGTGGAAAAGGCTTTGTCCAGGGCTCACACCTCATTCAGCATCAGCGaatccacactggagagaaaccttatgttTGTAATGACTGTGGCAAAGCCTTCAGCCAGAGCTCCAGCCTCATTTACCATCAGAGGATCCATAAGGGAGAGAAGCCCTATGAATGCCTccagtgtggaaaagccttcagtATGAGCACACAGCTCACAATACATCAGAGGGTTCACACTGGAGAGAGACCCTATAAATGCAACGAATGCGGAAAAGCCTTCAGTCAGAACTCCACCCTCTTCCAACACCAGATCATTCACGCGGGAGTGAAGCCCTATGAGTGTagtgagtgtgggaaagccttcagccGGAGCTCCTATCTCATTGAACACCAGCGAATACACACAAGAGCCCAGTGGTACTACGAGTACGGGAGCACCCTGGAAGGGTCCACTTTTGTGAGCCGTAAGAAAGTTAGCACTGTGAAGAAATTGCATCAGTGTGATGACTGTGAGAAAATATTCCGGTGGCGTTCACACCTGATTATACATCAAAGAATCCACACTGGGGAGAAGCCCTACAAGTGCAATGACTGTGGCAAAGCTTTTAATCGGAGCTCGAGGCTTACTCAGCATCAGAAAATCCACGTGGGATAA
- the ZNF7 gene encoding zinc finger protein 7 isoform X1 yields the protein MHRKVSAGLADAHPPSLMGSLGCWCVSFQEAVTFGDVAVHFSREEWQCLDSGQRALYREVMLENHSSVAGLAGFLVFKPELISRLEQGQEPWVLDLQGVEKTEAPRSPETDSRRRTDYEQACGSTVTLKPESSVAMVRALPQGFPRGLGYGDTCDSEVWSESHRRSLGLRVRSSLIQKNCPSKGSEAPETLTTDAAQGCKELVGSGLDCQPGNSQRERAEGTLQRCEACGRGFGHTPDAALPWEVDMQEKPSRCQECQKTLPACLQGKHPSSCRGEKPYECEECGKVFRLCSQLNQHQRIHTGEKPFKCIECGKAFRLSSKLIQHQRIHTGEKPYRCEECGKAFGQSSSLIHHQRIHTGERPYGCPECGKAFSQQSQLVRHQRTHTGERPYQCKECGKAFSQSSTLAQHQRMHTGEKSQIPRTSDSPSPVTHQRIHSVEKPFKCDECGKAFRWISRLSQHQLIHTGEKPYKCNKCTKAFGCSSRLIRHQRTHTGEKPFKCDECGKGFVQGSHLIQHQRIHTGEKPYVCNDCGKAFSQSSSLIYHQRIHKGEKPYECLQCGKAFSMSTQLTIHQRVHTGERPYKCNECGKAFSQNSTLFQHQIIHAGVKPYECSECGKAFSRSSYLIEHQRIHTRAQWYYEYGSTLEGSTFVSRKKVSTVKKLHQCDDCEKIFRWRSHLIIHQRIHTGEKPYKCNDCGKAFNRSSRLTQHQKIHVG from the exons atgcacagaaag GTCTCAGCGGGACTTGCGGATGCGCACCCACCCAGCCTCATG GGATCCCTGGGGTGCTGGTGTGTGTCCTTTCAGGAGGCGGTGACATTTGGCGATGTGGCTGTGCACTTCTCTCGGGAGGAGTGGCAGTGTCTGGACTCTGGCCAGAGGGCCCTCTACAGGGAGGTGATGCTGGAGAACCACAGCAGTGTGGCCGGACTAG CAGGATTCCTGGTCTTCAAGCCTGAGCTGATCTCTCGGctggagcaggggcaggagccaTGGGTCCTCGACCTGCAGGGAGTGGAGAAGACAGAGGCACCAAGGAGCCCCGAGACAG ATTCTAGGAGGAGGACTGACTACGAGCAGGCCTGTGGGAGCACAGTCACTCTAAAACCAGAATCCAGCGTAGCAATGGTCAGAGCTCTCCCACAGGGTTTTCCTCGAGGTCTTGGTTATGGAGACACTTGTGATTCTGAGGTCTGGTCAGAGAGTCATCGGCGCAGCCTTGGGCTGAGAGTGAGGAGCTCCCTCATCCAGAAAAACTGTCCAAGCAAGGGCTCTGAGGCTCCTGAGACCCTCACCACAGACGCTGCCCAGGGATGTAAGGAGCTGGTGGGCAGTGGCCTGGATTGTCAGCCTGGcaacagtcagagagagagagcagaaggaACGTTGCAGAGATGCGAAGCATGTGGCAGAGGATTCGGGCACACCCCAGATGCTGCTCTGCCCTGGGAAGTCGACATGCAGGAGAAACCCAGCAGATGTCAGGAGTGCCAGAAGacgctccctgcctgcctgcagggaaAGCATCCAAGTAGCTGCCGTGGAGAGAAGCCGTATGAGTGTGAGGAGTGTGGGAAAGTCTTCAGGCTGTGCTCGCAGCTTAATCAGCATCAGAGaatccacactggagagaaaccgtTTAAATGCattgagtgtggaaaagccttccgGCTGAGCTCAAAACTTATTCAGCATCAAAGAATTCATACAGGAGAGAAGCCCTACAGGTGTGaggagtgtggaaaagcctttggtcaGAGCTCAAGCCTCATCCACCATCAGAggattcacacaggagagaggccctATGGTTGTCctgagtgtgggaaagccttcagtcAGCAGTCACAGCTGGTCAGACACCAGAGAACTCACACCGGAGAGAGGCCCTACCAGTGCAAGGagtgtgggaaggccttcagCCAGAGCTCCACTCTGGCTCAGCACCAGAGGATGCACACTGGGGAGAAATCTCAAATCCCGAGGACTTCAGATAGTCCAAGCCCAGttacacatcagagaattcactcTGTGGAGAAGCCGTTTAAGTGTGatgagtgtgggaaagcctttagaTGGATCTCTCGCCTTAGTCAGCATCAGCTGATCCACACTGGAGAGAAGCCTTATAAATGCAACAAGTGTACAAAAGCCTTTGGTTGTAGCTCACGGCTTATTCGCCATCAGAGAACTCACACTGGAGAAAAGCCATTTAAGTGTGACGAGTGTGGAAAAGGCTTTGTCCAGGGCTCACACCTCATTCAGCATCAGCGaatccacactggagagaaaccttatgttTGTAATGACTGTGGCAAAGCCTTCAGCCAGAGCTCCAGCCTCATTTACCATCAGAGGATCCATAAGGGAGAGAAGCCCTATGAATGCCTccagtgtggaaaagccttcagtATGAGCACACAGCTCACAATACATCAGAGGGTTCACACTGGAGAGAGACCCTATAAATGCAACGAATGCGGAAAAGCCTTCAGTCAGAACTCCACCCTCTTCCAACACCAGATCATTCACGCGGGAGTGAAGCCCTATGAGTGTagtgagtgtgggaaagccttcagccGGAGCTCCTATCTCATTGAACACCAGCGAATACACACAAGAGCCCAGTGGTACTACGAGTACGGGAGCACCCTGGAAGGGTCCACTTTTGTGAGCCGTAAGAAAGTTAGCACTGTGAAGAAATTGCATCAGTGTGATGACTGTGAGAAAATATTCCGGTGGCGTTCACACCTGATTATACATCAAAGAATCCACACTGGGGAGAAGCCCTACAAGTGCAATGACTGTGGCAAAGCTTTTAATCGGAGCTCGAGGCTTACTCAGCATCAGAAAATCCACGTGGGATAA
- the ZNF7 gene encoding zinc finger protein 7 isoform X3, with translation MHRKVSAGLADAHPPSLMEAVTFGDVAVHFSREEWQCLDSGQRALYREVMLENHSSVAGLAGFLVFKPELISRLEQGQEPWVLDLQGVEKTEAPRSPETDSRRRTDYEQACGSTVTLKPESSVAMVRALPQGFPRGLGYGDTCDSEVWSESHRRSLGLRVRSSLIQKNCPSKGSEAPETLTTDAAQGCKELVGSGLDCQPGNSQRERAEGTLQRCEACGRGFGHTPDAALPWEVDMQEKPSRCQECQKTLPACLQGKHPSSCRGEKPYECEECGKVFRLCSQLNQHQRIHTGEKPFKCIECGKAFRLSSKLIQHQRIHTGEKPYRCEECGKAFGQSSSLIHHQRIHTGERPYGCPECGKAFSQQSQLVRHQRTHTGERPYQCKECGKAFSQSSTLAQHQRMHTGEKSQIPRTSDSPSPVTHQRIHSVEKPFKCDECGKAFRWISRLSQHQLIHTGEKPYKCNKCTKAFGCSSRLIRHQRTHTGEKPFKCDECGKGFVQGSHLIQHQRIHTGEKPYVCNDCGKAFSQSSSLIYHQRIHKGEKPYECLQCGKAFSMSTQLTIHQRVHTGERPYKCNECGKAFSQNSTLFQHQIIHAGVKPYECSECGKAFSRSSYLIEHQRIHTRAQWYYEYGSTLEGSTFVSRKKVSTVKKLHQCDDCEKIFRWRSHLIIHQRIHTGEKPYKCNDCGKAFNRSSRLTQHQKIHVG, from the exons atgcacagaaag GTCTCAGCGGGACTTGCGGATGCGCACCCACCCAGCCTCATG GAGGCGGTGACATTTGGCGATGTGGCTGTGCACTTCTCTCGGGAGGAGTGGCAGTGTCTGGACTCTGGCCAGAGGGCCCTCTACAGGGAGGTGATGCTGGAGAACCACAGCAGTGTGGCCGGACTAG CAGGATTCCTGGTCTTCAAGCCTGAGCTGATCTCTCGGctggagcaggggcaggagccaTGGGTCCTCGACCTGCAGGGAGTGGAGAAGACAGAGGCACCAAGGAGCCCCGAGACAG ATTCTAGGAGGAGGACTGACTACGAGCAGGCCTGTGGGAGCACAGTCACTCTAAAACCAGAATCCAGCGTAGCAATGGTCAGAGCTCTCCCACAGGGTTTTCCTCGAGGTCTTGGTTATGGAGACACTTGTGATTCTGAGGTCTGGTCAGAGAGTCATCGGCGCAGCCTTGGGCTGAGAGTGAGGAGCTCCCTCATCCAGAAAAACTGTCCAAGCAAGGGCTCTGAGGCTCCTGAGACCCTCACCACAGACGCTGCCCAGGGATGTAAGGAGCTGGTGGGCAGTGGCCTGGATTGTCAGCCTGGcaacagtcagagagagagagcagaaggaACGTTGCAGAGATGCGAAGCATGTGGCAGAGGATTCGGGCACACCCCAGATGCTGCTCTGCCCTGGGAAGTCGACATGCAGGAGAAACCCAGCAGATGTCAGGAGTGCCAGAAGacgctccctgcctgcctgcagggaaAGCATCCAAGTAGCTGCCGTGGAGAGAAGCCGTATGAGTGTGAGGAGTGTGGGAAAGTCTTCAGGCTGTGCTCGCAGCTTAATCAGCATCAGAGaatccacactggagagaaaccgtTTAAATGCattgagtgtggaaaagccttccgGCTGAGCTCAAAACTTATTCAGCATCAAAGAATTCATACAGGAGAGAAGCCCTACAGGTGTGaggagtgtggaaaagcctttggtcaGAGCTCAAGCCTCATCCACCATCAGAggattcacacaggagagaggccctATGGTTGTCctgagtgtgggaaagccttcagtcAGCAGTCACAGCTGGTCAGACACCAGAGAACTCACACCGGAGAGAGGCCCTACCAGTGCAAGGagtgtgggaaggccttcagCCAGAGCTCCACTCTGGCTCAGCACCAGAGGATGCACACTGGGGAGAAATCTCAAATCCCGAGGACTTCAGATAGTCCAAGCCCAGttacacatcagagaattcactcTGTGGAGAAGCCGTTTAAGTGTGatgagtgtgggaaagcctttagaTGGATCTCTCGCCTTAGTCAGCATCAGCTGATCCACACTGGAGAGAAGCCTTATAAATGCAACAAGTGTACAAAAGCCTTTGGTTGTAGCTCACGGCTTATTCGCCATCAGAGAACTCACACTGGAGAAAAGCCATTTAAGTGTGACGAGTGTGGAAAAGGCTTTGTCCAGGGCTCACACCTCATTCAGCATCAGCGaatccacactggagagaaaccttatgttTGTAATGACTGTGGCAAAGCCTTCAGCCAGAGCTCCAGCCTCATTTACCATCAGAGGATCCATAAGGGAGAGAAGCCCTATGAATGCCTccagtgtggaaaagccttcagtATGAGCACACAGCTCACAATACATCAGAGGGTTCACACTGGAGAGAGACCCTATAAATGCAACGAATGCGGAAAAGCCTTCAGTCAGAACTCCACCCTCTTCCAACACCAGATCATTCACGCGGGAGTGAAGCCCTATGAGTGTagtgagtgtgggaaagccttcagccGGAGCTCCTATCTCATTGAACACCAGCGAATACACACAAGAGCCCAGTGGTACTACGAGTACGGGAGCACCCTGGAAGGGTCCACTTTTGTGAGCCGTAAGAAAGTTAGCACTGTGAAGAAATTGCATCAGTGTGATGACTGTGAGAAAATATTCCGGTGGCGTTCACACCTGATTATACATCAAAGAATCCACACTGGGGAGAAGCCCTACAAGTGCAATGACTGTGGCAAAGCTTTTAATCGGAGCTCGAGGCTTACTCAGCATCAGAAAATCCACGTGGGATAA
- the ZNF7 gene encoding zinc finger protein 7 isoform X4, whose amino-acid sequence MGSLGCWCVSFQEAVTFGDVAVHFSREEWQCLDSGQRALYREVMLENHSSVAGLAGFLVFKPELISRLEQGQEPWVLDLQGVEKTEAPRSPETDSRRRTDYEQACGSTVTLKPESSVAMVRALPQGFPRGLGYGDTCDSEVWSESHRRSLGLRVRSSLIQKNCPSKGSEAPETLTTDAAQGCKELVGSGLDCQPGNSQRERAEGTLQRCEACGRGFGHTPDAALPWEVDMQEKPSRCQECQKTLPACLQGKHPSSCRGEKPYECEECGKVFRLCSQLNQHQRIHTGEKPFKCIECGKAFRLSSKLIQHQRIHTGEKPYRCEECGKAFGQSSSLIHHQRIHTGERPYGCPECGKAFSQQSQLVRHQRTHTGERPYQCKECGKAFSQSSTLAQHQRMHTGEKSQIPRTSDSPSPVTHQRIHSVEKPFKCDECGKAFRWISRLSQHQLIHTGEKPYKCNKCTKAFGCSSRLIRHQRTHTGEKPFKCDECGKGFVQGSHLIQHQRIHTGEKPYVCNDCGKAFSQSSSLIYHQRIHKGEKPYECLQCGKAFSMSTQLTIHQRVHTGERPYKCNECGKAFSQNSTLFQHQIIHAGVKPYECSECGKAFSRSSYLIEHQRIHTRAQWYYEYGSTLEGSTFVSRKKVSTVKKLHQCDDCEKIFRWRSHLIIHQRIHTGEKPYKCNDCGKAFNRSSRLTQHQKIHVG is encoded by the exons ATG GGATCCCTGGGGTGCTGGTGTGTGTCCTTTCAGGAGGCGGTGACATTTGGCGATGTGGCTGTGCACTTCTCTCGGGAGGAGTGGCAGTGTCTGGACTCTGGCCAGAGGGCCCTCTACAGGGAGGTGATGCTGGAGAACCACAGCAGTGTGGCCGGACTAG CAGGATTCCTGGTCTTCAAGCCTGAGCTGATCTCTCGGctggagcaggggcaggagccaTGGGTCCTCGACCTGCAGGGAGTGGAGAAGACAGAGGCACCAAGGAGCCCCGAGACAG ATTCTAGGAGGAGGACTGACTACGAGCAGGCCTGTGGGAGCACAGTCACTCTAAAACCAGAATCCAGCGTAGCAATGGTCAGAGCTCTCCCACAGGGTTTTCCTCGAGGTCTTGGTTATGGAGACACTTGTGATTCTGAGGTCTGGTCAGAGAGTCATCGGCGCAGCCTTGGGCTGAGAGTGAGGAGCTCCCTCATCCAGAAAAACTGTCCAAGCAAGGGCTCTGAGGCTCCTGAGACCCTCACCACAGACGCTGCCCAGGGATGTAAGGAGCTGGTGGGCAGTGGCCTGGATTGTCAGCCTGGcaacagtcagagagagagagcagaaggaACGTTGCAGAGATGCGAAGCATGTGGCAGAGGATTCGGGCACACCCCAGATGCTGCTCTGCCCTGGGAAGTCGACATGCAGGAGAAACCCAGCAGATGTCAGGAGTGCCAGAAGacgctccctgcctgcctgcagggaaAGCATCCAAGTAGCTGCCGTGGAGAGAAGCCGTATGAGTGTGAGGAGTGTGGGAAAGTCTTCAGGCTGTGCTCGCAGCTTAATCAGCATCAGAGaatccacactggagagaaaccgtTTAAATGCattgagtgtggaaaagccttccgGCTGAGCTCAAAACTTATTCAGCATCAAAGAATTCATACAGGAGAGAAGCCCTACAGGTGTGaggagtgtggaaaagcctttggtcaGAGCTCAAGCCTCATCCACCATCAGAggattcacacaggagagaggccctATGGTTGTCctgagtgtgggaaagccttcagtcAGCAGTCACAGCTGGTCAGACACCAGAGAACTCACACCGGAGAGAGGCCCTACCAGTGCAAGGagtgtgggaaggccttcagCCAGAGCTCCACTCTGGCTCAGCACCAGAGGATGCACACTGGGGAGAAATCTCAAATCCCGAGGACTTCAGATAGTCCAAGCCCAGttacacatcagagaattcactcTGTGGAGAAGCCGTTTAAGTGTGatgagtgtgggaaagcctttagaTGGATCTCTCGCCTTAGTCAGCATCAGCTGATCCACACTGGAGAGAAGCCTTATAAATGCAACAAGTGTACAAAAGCCTTTGGTTGTAGCTCACGGCTTATTCGCCATCAGAGAACTCACACTGGAGAAAAGCCATTTAAGTGTGACGAGTGTGGAAAAGGCTTTGTCCAGGGCTCACACCTCATTCAGCATCAGCGaatccacactggagagaaaccttatgttTGTAATGACTGTGGCAAAGCCTTCAGCCAGAGCTCCAGCCTCATTTACCATCAGAGGATCCATAAGGGAGAGAAGCCCTATGAATGCCTccagtgtggaaaagccttcagtATGAGCACACAGCTCACAATACATCAGAGGGTTCACACTGGAGAGAGACCCTATAAATGCAACGAATGCGGAAAAGCCTTCAGTCAGAACTCCACCCTCTTCCAACACCAGATCATTCACGCGGGAGTGAAGCCCTATGAGTGTagtgagtgtgggaaagccttcagccGGAGCTCCTATCTCATTGAACACCAGCGAATACACACAAGAGCCCAGTGGTACTACGAGTACGGGAGCACCCTGGAAGGGTCCACTTTTGTGAGCCGTAAGAAAGTTAGCACTGTGAAGAAATTGCATCAGTGTGATGACTGTGAGAAAATATTCCGGTGGCGTTCACACCTGATTATACATCAAAGAATCCACACTGGGGAGAAGCCCTACAAGTGCAATGACTGTGGCAAAGCTTTTAATCGGAGCTCGAGGCTTACTCAGCATCAGAAAATCCACGTGGGATAA
- the ZNF7 gene encoding zinc finger protein 7 isoform X5, whose amino-acid sequence MEAVTFGDVAVHFSREEWQCLDSGQRALYREVMLENHSSVAGLAGFLVFKPELISRLEQGQEPWVLDLQGVEKTEAPRSPETDSRRRTDYEQACGSTVTLKPESSVAMVRALPQGFPRGLGYGDTCDSEVWSESHRRSLGLRVRSSLIQKNCPSKGSEAPETLTTDAAQGCKELVGSGLDCQPGNSQRERAEGTLQRCEACGRGFGHTPDAALPWEVDMQEKPSRCQECQKTLPACLQGKHPSSCRGEKPYECEECGKVFRLCSQLNQHQRIHTGEKPFKCIECGKAFRLSSKLIQHQRIHTGEKPYRCEECGKAFGQSSSLIHHQRIHTGERPYGCPECGKAFSQQSQLVRHQRTHTGERPYQCKECGKAFSQSSTLAQHQRMHTGEKSQIPRTSDSPSPVTHQRIHSVEKPFKCDECGKAFRWISRLSQHQLIHTGEKPYKCNKCTKAFGCSSRLIRHQRTHTGEKPFKCDECGKGFVQGSHLIQHQRIHTGEKPYVCNDCGKAFSQSSSLIYHQRIHKGEKPYECLQCGKAFSMSTQLTIHQRVHTGERPYKCNECGKAFSQNSTLFQHQIIHAGVKPYECSECGKAFSRSSYLIEHQRIHTRAQWYYEYGSTLEGSTFVSRKKVSTVKKLHQCDDCEKIFRWRSHLIIHQRIHTGEKPYKCNDCGKAFNRSSRLTQHQKIHVG is encoded by the exons ATG GAGGCGGTGACATTTGGCGATGTGGCTGTGCACTTCTCTCGGGAGGAGTGGCAGTGTCTGGACTCTGGCCAGAGGGCCCTCTACAGGGAGGTGATGCTGGAGAACCACAGCAGTGTGGCCGGACTAG CAGGATTCCTGGTCTTCAAGCCTGAGCTGATCTCTCGGctggagcaggggcaggagccaTGGGTCCTCGACCTGCAGGGAGTGGAGAAGACAGAGGCACCAAGGAGCCCCGAGACAG ATTCTAGGAGGAGGACTGACTACGAGCAGGCCTGTGGGAGCACAGTCACTCTAAAACCAGAATCCAGCGTAGCAATGGTCAGAGCTCTCCCACAGGGTTTTCCTCGAGGTCTTGGTTATGGAGACACTTGTGATTCTGAGGTCTGGTCAGAGAGTCATCGGCGCAGCCTTGGGCTGAGAGTGAGGAGCTCCCTCATCCAGAAAAACTGTCCAAGCAAGGGCTCTGAGGCTCCTGAGACCCTCACCACAGACGCTGCCCAGGGATGTAAGGAGCTGGTGGGCAGTGGCCTGGATTGTCAGCCTGGcaacagtcagagagagagagcagaaggaACGTTGCAGAGATGCGAAGCATGTGGCAGAGGATTCGGGCACACCCCAGATGCTGCTCTGCCCTGGGAAGTCGACATGCAGGAGAAACCCAGCAGATGTCAGGAGTGCCAGAAGacgctccctgcctgcctgcagggaaAGCATCCAAGTAGCTGCCGTGGAGAGAAGCCGTATGAGTGTGAGGAGTGTGGGAAAGTCTTCAGGCTGTGCTCGCAGCTTAATCAGCATCAGAGaatccacactggagagaaaccgtTTAAATGCattgagtgtggaaaagccttccgGCTGAGCTCAAAACTTATTCAGCATCAAAGAATTCATACAGGAGAGAAGCCCTACAGGTGTGaggagtgtggaaaagcctttggtcaGAGCTCAAGCCTCATCCACCATCAGAggattcacacaggagagaggccctATGGTTGTCctgagtgtgggaaagccttcagtcAGCAGTCACAGCTGGTCAGACACCAGAGAACTCACACCGGAGAGAGGCCCTACCAGTGCAAGGagtgtgggaaggccttcagCCAGAGCTCCACTCTGGCTCAGCACCAGAGGATGCACACTGGGGAGAAATCTCAAATCCCGAGGACTTCAGATAGTCCAAGCCCAGttacacatcagagaattcactcTGTGGAGAAGCCGTTTAAGTGTGatgagtgtgggaaagcctttagaTGGATCTCTCGCCTTAGTCAGCATCAGCTGATCCACACTGGAGAGAAGCCTTATAAATGCAACAAGTGTACAAAAGCCTTTGGTTGTAGCTCACGGCTTATTCGCCATCAGAGAACTCACACTGGAGAAAAGCCATTTAAGTGTGACGAGTGTGGAAAAGGCTTTGTCCAGGGCTCACACCTCATTCAGCATCAGCGaatccacactggagagaaaccttatgttTGTAATGACTGTGGCAAAGCCTTCAGCCAGAGCTCCAGCCTCATTTACCATCAGAGGATCCATAAGGGAGAGAAGCCCTATGAATGCCTccagtgtggaaaagccttcagtATGAGCACACAGCTCACAATACATCAGAGGGTTCACACTGGAGAGAGACCCTATAAATGCAACGAATGCGGAAAAGCCTTCAGTCAGAACTCCACCCTCTTCCAACACCAGATCATTCACGCGGGAGTGAAGCCCTATGAGTGTagtgagtgtgggaaagccttcagccGGAGCTCCTATCTCATTGAACACCAGCGAATACACACAAGAGCCCAGTGGTACTACGAGTACGGGAGCACCCTGGAAGGGTCCACTTTTGTGAGCCGTAAGAAAGTTAGCACTGTGAAGAAATTGCATCAGTGTGATGACTGTGAGAAAATATTCCGGTGGCGTTCACACCTGATTATACATCAAAGAATCCACACTGGGGAGAAGCCCTACAAGTGCAATGACTGTGGCAAAGCTTTTAATCGGAGCTCGAGGCTTACTCAGCATCAGAAAATCCACGTGGGATAA